The following proteins are co-located in the Acidimicrobiales bacterium genome:
- a CDS encoding AAA family ATPase, producing MRKRLFEREEEIGRLEGLIHHARSGEGGAAFVVGPPGIGKSRLIDEAVALAEYAGLRVLRADAHPGERDFPFGVVHQLFDVVVRGEGGAALLDGPAATARPLFEPEAGVPAHVDDGLYPLLHGLYWLAVNLAQPDPVLLVVDDVQWVDVASLRFLVYLIHRCADSPVVVVLGLRPDADAPDAELLEELGTHRSITILEPRPLSSDAVAELVSGELPDATAEFSEACARSAGGNPFLVVELLHSLPEEVTGSPAEVALVAGLAPRAVVRAVHQRLARLPQATWDLAAAVAVLGGPVDLGLAARVAGHPAEEVTTALDRLITAHVLEQEGGGGLRFVHDVVAQAVLAELAPGRRAELELRAAVAHHERGSAAPQIAAHLLHTPGTSEVWAVDALRETAEQARREGVPDTAVRYLRRAMDEDLADPELRGVVLAELGEAESLLGFDEAVVHLEAAVPLVAGGRRAAVLLALGRAQSMAGHAGAAVRSFAAAAESAVDPDVRAMAEADWALSLMVGRTDVGDVAAGDPSAVPDPDLPEPGASLSAGARASLARVAFGRFRVGAPHAEVVALARRSYDNGRLVADGGARSLATVGLAAVVSWSGELELGLELLDALVADARATGDNMALASATCLRAWLLLEVGRLREALVDIETALEARSFRWAQLDDAATAVAAWIHLAAGDHTTSAEVLATFPDDHARIGLAALVAGARGDLASARGDHGQALGLYRRAGRLLDAAGLHNPAAFPWRSRAAHAAHAIGDDAAVELAREELRLAESIGTSRSLCRARLAMAAVVEPDEALVYAESAATGVDPACVLDQLQALVAEGGALVRVGRRDEGGDRLHDVLATAERIGAQAVAELARRELNAAGFRPRRGARSGVEALTPSERRVTELAAAGRSNREIADLLYVTIKTVEFHLGNAYNKCGVRTRGDLAALLDASPHGDDGQVPSADADRSRADRSGANQPGPGGSGPGLSATGRSRGGESGPGESDGGGSATGGSDGGESGPGHDTLSTPSPRAS from the coding sequence TGATCGACGAGGCTGTGGCGTTGGCGGAGTACGCAGGCCTGCGGGTGCTGCGCGCGGATGCACATCCGGGGGAGCGCGACTTCCCGTTCGGCGTGGTGCACCAGCTGTTCGACGTCGTCGTGCGCGGCGAGGGCGGCGCCGCGCTGCTCGACGGTCCTGCGGCGACGGCGCGGCCGCTGTTCGAGCCCGAGGCGGGCGTGCCTGCCCACGTCGACGACGGTCTGTACCCGCTGCTGCACGGCCTGTACTGGCTGGCGGTCAACCTGGCACAACCGGACCCCGTGCTGTTGGTGGTCGACGACGTGCAGTGGGTCGACGTCGCTTCGCTCCGCTTCCTCGTGTACCTGATCCACCGGTGCGCCGACTCGCCGGTGGTCGTGGTGCTCGGTTTGCGGCCCGACGCCGACGCGCCCGACGCCGAGCTGCTCGAGGAGCTGGGCACGCACCGCTCGATCACGATCCTCGAACCCCGCCCGCTGAGCAGCGACGCGGTGGCCGAGCTGGTCTCCGGCGAGCTGCCCGACGCGACCGCTGAGTTCAGCGAGGCGTGTGCGCGGTCCGCCGGCGGCAACCCGTTCCTGGTGGTCGAGCTGCTCCACTCGCTGCCGGAAGAAGTCACCGGCAGCCCCGCCGAAGTCGCCTTGGTCGCCGGTTTGGCGCCGCGCGCGGTCGTGCGGGCCGTCCATCAGCGCCTCGCCCGTCTGCCGCAGGCCACCTGGGACCTCGCGGCTGCGGTCGCGGTGCTCGGCGGGCCGGTCGACCTCGGTCTGGCGGCCCGGGTGGCCGGCCACCCCGCCGAGGAGGTCACGACCGCGCTCGACCGTCTGATCACGGCGCACGTGTTGGAACAAGAAGGCGGCGGCGGTCTGCGGTTCGTGCACGACGTCGTCGCTCAGGCGGTGCTCGCAGAGTTGGCCCCGGGCCGTCGTGCCGAGCTGGAGCTGCGAGCCGCCGTCGCGCACCACGAGCGAGGCTCCGCGGCTCCGCAGATCGCGGCCCACCTGTTGCACACGCCGGGCACGTCCGAGGTCTGGGCGGTCGACGCGCTGCGAGAGACCGCGGAGCAGGCTCGCCGCGAAGGTGTGCCGGACACGGCGGTCCGGTACCTGCGTCGGGCCATGGACGAGGACCTCGCCGACCCCGAGCTGCGCGGTGTGGTGCTCGCCGAGCTCGGAGAAGCGGAGTCGCTGTTGGGGTTCGACGAAGCGGTCGTCCATCTCGAGGCCGCGGTGCCGTTGGTGGCCGGCGGTCGGCGCGCCGCGGTGCTCCTCGCGCTGGGCCGGGCGCAGTCGATGGCGGGGCATGCAGGAGCGGCTGTGCGCAGCTTCGCCGCAGCAGCCGAGTCGGCGGTCGACCCCGACGTTCGCGCCATGGCGGAGGCCGACTGGGCGCTGTCGCTCATGGTCGGGCGCACGGACGTCGGCGACGTCGCGGCCGGCGATCCGAGCGCCGTGCCCGACCCGGACCTGCCCGAGCCCGGCGCCTCGCTCTCCGCCGGCGCCCGGGCCTCCTTGGCGCGGGTTGCGTTCGGGCGCTTCCGGGTGGGTGCGCCACACGCGGAAGTGGTGGCGCTCGCACGACGGTCCTACGACAACGGGCGGCTCGTGGCCGACGGCGGTGCACGCAGCCTGGCAACGGTGGGGCTTGCCGCGGTGGTGAGTTGGTCGGGCGAGCTGGAGTTGGGCCTCGAGCTGCTCGACGCGCTCGTCGCCGACGCTCGAGCCACGGGCGACAACATGGCCCTCGCATCGGCCACCTGCCTGCGGGCGTGGCTCCTCTTGGAGGTCGGCCGCTTGCGCGAGGCGCTGGTCGACATCGAGACGGCACTCGAAGCGCGGTCGTTCCGCTGGGCGCAGCTCGACGATGCGGCCACAGCGGTCGCCGCTTGGATCCATCTCGCGGCAGGTGACCACACGACGTCGGCCGAGGTGTTGGCGACCTTCCCCGACGACCATGCACGGATCGGGTTGGCGGCCCTGGTCGCCGGCGCCCGTGGTGACCTGGCGAGCGCGCGCGGCGACCATGGCCAGGCGCTGGGTCTGTACCGCCGGGCCGGCCGCCTGCTCGACGCCGCGGGCCTCCACAACCCCGCGGCGTTCCCGTGGCGCTCGCGGGCCGCGCATGCCGCCCACGCGATCGGCGACGATGCGGCGGTCGAGCTCGCACGCGAAGAGCTCCGCCTCGCCGAGTCCATCGGCACTTCCCGATCGTTGTGCCGGGCGCGCCTGGCGATGGCGGCGGTCGTCGAACCCGACGAAGCCCTCGTGTATGCCGAGTCGGCGGCGACCGGTGTCGACCCGGCGTGTGTCCTCGACCAGCTCCAAGCGCTCGTGGCCGAAGGCGGCGCACTGGTGCGGGTTGGTCGGCGCGACGAGGGCGGCGACCGCTTGCACGACGTGCTCGCCACCGCCGAGCGCATCGGGGCCCAGGCGGTGGCCGAGCTGGCGCGTCGTGAGCTCAACGCCGCCGGGTTCCGCCCGCGGCGTGGTGCGCGCTCCGGTGTCGAAGCGCTCACCCCGTCGGAGCGCCGGGTGACCGAGCTGGCCGCTGCGGGCCGGTCGAACCGCGAGATCGCCGACTTGTTGTACGTGACGATCAAGACGGTGGAGTTCCATCTCGGCAACGCCTACAACAAGTGCGGCGTGCGCACCCGCGGCGACCTGGCGGCGTTGCTCGACGCCTCGCCGCATGGCGACGATGGTCAGGTCCCCAGCGCCGACGCCGACCGCTCGCGCGCCGACAGGTCGGGCGCGAACCAGCCGGGTCCGGGTGGGTCGGGTCCGGGTCTGTCGGCGACCGGCCGCTCGCGCGGCGGTGAGTCGGGTCCGGGTGAGTCGGATGGCGGTGGGTCGGCGACCGGCGGGTCGGATGGCGGTGAGTCGGGCCCCGGTCACGACACCTTGTCGACGCCGTCCCCCCGGGCCAGCTGA
- a CDS encoding acyl-CoA dehydrogenase family protein translates to MADTTTDTATSSDELIDELRAWLDDNWDPDLTLAEWWERLGTSGWSAPGLPTNAYGRGLQRSDVVRVSVEISRYGAVAAPAGLGLLLAAPTIADQGTQEQIDTFVRDIVTGQKAWCQLFSEPGAGSDLAGLTTKAVPDGDEWIVNGQKVWTSGGQVADMGMLLARTDPDVPKHQGITYFGIEMLQPGIEVRPLREMTGRALFNEVFLTDARVPDSARISDRGHGWAVANTTLGHERAGLGAGGGGAGEGALPGTVAGNLDKRAGDFVGARPARRGGTNGSNGKAAGDAKAKGGKVQAPSVPTSSGAKLLIDLAKGNGTISDATVRQDLVRLHTLSEIGKYNGLRVKAERMSGRDIPGMPNISKLSMSNILRLTRDLSLRIVGAYGTLHAYSDADRTALNAATGNPFLPAVTEAALFAQAPPIYGGTDQIQRNIIGERVLGLPKEPNNDKTAPFSSLPKNA, encoded by the coding sequence ATGGCCGACACGACCACCGACACCGCCACTTCCAGCGACGAGCTGATCGACGAGCTGCGCGCCTGGCTCGATGACAACTGGGATCCCGACCTCACGCTGGCCGAGTGGTGGGAACGACTCGGGACCAGTGGCTGGTCCGCTCCTGGCCTTCCCACCAACGCGTACGGCCGCGGCCTCCAGCGTTCCGACGTCGTCCGAGTGAGCGTCGAGATCAGCCGGTACGGCGCGGTCGCGGCGCCGGCCGGGCTCGGCCTGCTGCTGGCGGCACCCACGATCGCTGACCAGGGCACACAGGAACAGATCGACACGTTCGTCCGCGACATCGTCACCGGGCAAAAGGCGTGGTGCCAACTGTTCAGCGAGCCGGGCGCCGGGTCCGATCTCGCCGGGCTCACGACCAAGGCCGTGCCCGACGGCGACGAGTGGATCGTGAACGGTCAGAAAGTGTGGACGTCGGGTGGGCAGGTCGCCGACATGGGCATGCTCTTGGCCCGCACCGACCCCGACGTACCCAAGCACCAAGGCATCACGTACTTCGGCATCGAGATGCTGCAGCCGGGCATCGAGGTGCGCCCCCTGCGCGAGATGACCGGTCGGGCGCTGTTCAACGAGGTCTTCCTCACCGACGCCCGGGTGCCCGATTCGGCCCGCATCAGCGACCGCGGTCACGGCTGGGCGGTCGCCAACACCACGCTCGGCCACGAGCGCGCCGGCCTCGGCGCGGGTGGCGGCGGCGCCGGTGAAGGCGCCCTGCCCGGCACCGTCGCCGGCAACCTCGACAAGCGCGCCGGCGACTTCGTCGGCGCCCGTCCCGCCCGCCGCGGCGGCACCAACGGCAGCAACGGCAAGGCCGCCGGGGACGCCAAGGCCAAGGGCGGCAAGGTCCAGGCGCCGTCGGTGCCCACTTCGTCGGGCGCCAAGCTGTTGATCGACTTGGCCAAGGGCAACGGCACCATCTCCGACGCGACCGTGCGGCAGGACCTGGTCCGCCTCCACACGCTGTCGGAGATCGGCAAGTACAACGGCCTGCGGGTCAAGGCCGAGCGCATGTCCGGCCGCGACATCCCCGGGATGCCCAACATCTCGAAGTTGTCGATGAGCAACATCTTGCGCCTCACCCGCGACCTCAGCCTGCGCATCGTCGGCGCGTACGGCACGCTCCACGCGTACAGCGACGCCGACCGCACGGCGTTGAACGCCGCCACGGGCAACCCGTTCCTCCCGGCGGTCACCGAAGCGGCTCTGTTCGCACAGGCACCCCCGATCTACGGCGGCACCGACCAGATCCAGCGCAACATCATCGGCGAGCGGGTGCTCGGGCTCCCCAAGGAACCCAACAACGACAAGACCGCGCCGTTCTCGTCGCTGCCCAAGAACGCCTGA